The following are encoded in a window of Chaetodon auriga isolate fChaAug3 chromosome 24, fChaAug3.hap1, whole genome shotgun sequence genomic DNA:
- the sstr1b gene encoding somatostatin receptor type 1 codes for MDFNGSQDYGSYPTGLPYNTSMDNEDYYQESDASKIIIPSIYALVCCVGLTGNAMVIYVILKYAKMKTATNIYILNLAIADELFMFSVPFLATSAAVRHWPFGSLMCRLVLSVDGINMFTSIFCLTVLSVDRYVAVVHPIKAARYRRPTVAKVVNVCVWGLSLIVILPIIIFADTVPAQDGGVDCNFLWPEAVWSEAFVVYTFLLGFLLPVGAICLCYCLMVARMRAVGLKAGWLQRRRSEKKITRMVLLVVAVFVLCWMPFYIVQLVSVFHRPPDPMVTQLFVILSYANSGANPILYGFVSDNFRRSFQRIVCFRWLESGLDAEQVDYCAIALKRQATCSPLDFPKDCMASDMVLRNGTYTSRTTTV; via the coding sequence ATGGATTTCAATGGGAGCCAGGACTATGGGTCATATCCCACAGGGCTGCCCTATAACACGAGCATGGACAATGAGGACTACTACCAGGAATCTGACGCCAGTAAAATCATCATACCATCAATCTATGCTCTTGTCTGCTGTGTAGGCCTGACTGGCAATGCTATGGTCATCTACGTCATTCTGAAATatgccaaaatgaaaacagccacCAATATTTACATCCTCAACTTAGCAATTGCTGATGAGTTATTCATGTTCAGTGTTCCTTTTCTGGCCACATCAGCTGCTGTTCGTCACTGGCCCTTCGGGTCGTTGATGTGTAGATTGGTGCTCAGTGTAGATGGTATCAATATGTTTACATCAATTTTTTGCCTGACTGTGCTGAGTGTGGACCGTTATGTAGCGGTGGTCCACCCGATCAAGGCTGCCCGCTACCGCAGACCCACTGTAGCCAAAGtagtcaatgtgtgtgtgtggggtctGTCACTCATAGTCATCCTGCCCATCATTATCTTTGCAGACACTGTCCCAGCGCAGGACGGTGGAGTGGACTGTAACTTCTTGTGGCCTGAAGCAGTGTGGTCAGAAGCGTTTGTGGTCTATACCTTCCTGTTGGGGTTTTTGCTGCCAGTCGGAGCTATTTGCTTATGTTACTGTCTAATGGTGGCCAGAATGCGAGCAGTGGGGCTAAAAGCAGGCTGGCTTCAACGAAGGCGCTCAGAGAAAAAGATCACCCGCATGGTGCTGCTAGTAGTGGCagtgtttgttctctgctgGATGCCCTTCTACATCGTCCAGCTGGTCAGCGTTTTCCACCGGCCGCCAGACCCCATGGTCACTCAGCTTTTTGTCATTCTCAGCTATGCCAACAGTGGTGCCAATCCTATCCTGTATGGCTTTGTGTCTGACAATTTCCGGCGTTCATTCCAGCGCATTGTGTGTTTCCGATGGTTGGAGTCTGGGCTGGATGCAGAGCAGGTGGATTACTGTGCCATAGCTTTGAAGAGACAAGCAACATGTAGCCCTCTGGATTTTCCCAAGGACTGTATGGCATCTGATATGGTGCTTCGCAATGGGACATATACCTCCCGTACAACTACAGTGTAG